One Henriciella litoralis genomic window carries:
- a CDS encoding monovalent cation/H+ antiporter subunit D family protein, whose protein sequence is MIEWIMNLAPAWAQAHAPALIVLLPLLAAPISAFLPGAGRLAWLLTVLVTGLCALLSIVLLGQVQSIEGGAIISYSMGGWAPPHGIEFRIDSLNVLIIMLVSAIAFLTSIFGWPTVKAEINEEKRAMFFAAFQVCFMGLLGVASTGDAFNLFVFLELSSIATYVLVALGSGRDRRALPAALNYLLMGTIGASFYVVGVGFLYAATGTLNMADLAVQLQDVGGNRVVQVGFAFILVGLGLKAAMFPLHQWLPNAYAYSPSFVTAFLAATATKVAIYALVRFLFSVFSLDFAFEGMSLSLILAPMGIAAMLACSFQAIFQLDVRRTLAYSSVAQVGYMLLGISLGTAAGVSAGLFHLVNHAVIKGALFMAVAGVVLTYQGTRIHDFRGLGRSAPWTMTAFAIAALSLIGVPLTAGFQSKFALVSALLESGWWWAALIVVFSSVLAVIYMGRILEAVFFRAPANPQKAHKEAPLLLLIPLWVLVIANIWIGVQGSFVAGLANDAAASLFIGGAR, encoded by the coding sequence GACAGTCCTTGTGACCGGGCTGTGTGCGCTGCTTTCGATCGTCTTGCTTGGACAAGTCCAGTCCATCGAAGGCGGGGCTATCATCTCCTATTCGATGGGGGGCTGGGCGCCGCCGCATGGCATCGAATTCCGCATCGATTCCCTCAACGTGCTGATCATCATGCTGGTGAGCGCGATTGCGTTTCTCACCAGCATTTTCGGTTGGCCTACCGTCAAGGCCGAGATCAACGAGGAAAAGCGCGCAATGTTCTTTGCCGCTTTCCAAGTCTGCTTCATGGGCCTGCTTGGCGTCGCGTCGACGGGCGATGCGTTCAACCTCTTCGTCTTCCTCGAGCTTTCCTCCATTGCGACCTATGTGCTGGTCGCGCTGGGGTCCGGACGGGACCGCCGCGCGCTTCCGGCCGCGCTGAACTATCTCCTGATGGGGACGATCGGCGCGAGCTTCTATGTCGTCGGCGTCGGCTTTCTCTATGCCGCCACGGGCACGCTGAACATGGCGGACCTCGCCGTTCAGCTACAGGATGTCGGCGGCAACCGGGTGGTTCAGGTCGGGTTTGCGTTCATCCTTGTCGGGCTTGGCCTCAAGGCTGCGATGTTCCCGCTGCACCAGTGGCTGCCGAATGCGTATGCCTACAGCCCAAGCTTTGTGACGGCCTTCCTGGCGGCGACAGCCACCAAGGTCGCAATCTACGCGCTGGTGCGGTTCCTGTTCAGCGTCTTCTCGCTCGATTTCGCGTTTGAAGGCATGAGCCTGTCGCTGATCCTTGCGCCGATGGGCATTGCGGCGATGCTGGCCTGTTCGTTCCAGGCGATCTTCCAGTTGGATGTACGCCGTACGCTTGCTTATTCGTCTGTTGCTCAGGTCGGCTATATGCTGCTGGGCATCTCGCTTGGCACGGCCGCGGGTGTGTCGGCTGGCCTGTTCCACCTCGTGAACCATGCGGTCATCAAGGGTGCCTTGTTCATGGCCGTTGCCGGTGTCGTTCTGACGTATCAGGGCACACGCATTCATGACTTCCGGGGCCTTGGGCGGTCTGCTCCATGGACAATGACAGCATTTGCAATCGCGGCCCTGTCGCTGATTGGTGTGCCATTGACGGCAGGCTTCCAGTCAAAGTTCGCGCTGGTCTCTGCGCTGCTTGAGAGCGGCTGGTGGTGGGCTGCGTTGATTGTGGTGTTCTCCAGCGTTCTGGCGGTGATCTATATGGGCCGCATCCTCGAAGCGGTGTTCTTCCGCGCGCCTGCCAATCCGCAGAAAGCGCACAAGGAAGCGCCGCTATTGCTGCTCATCCCGCTTTGGGTGCTTGTGATTGCCAACATCTGGATCGGTGTGCAGGGCAGCTTCGTGGCCGGGCTCGCAAATGATGCGGCAGCGAGCCTCTTTATCGGAGGTGCACGATGA
- a CDS encoding proton-conducting transporter transmembrane domain-containing protein, whose protein sequence is MSGETLIIAAFIIPLVTTVGIFLAGKAPNVREGITLVGAVSLFAVACALAYSVATGNPAEAMLGTALPGLEFGFKLEPLGAMFALVASGLWIVNSFYSIGYMRGNKERHQTRFYMCFAIALLGAMGVAMAGNLFTLFVFYEVLTLSTFPLVAHKGDENAMRGARIYLMTLLATSIGLFLVAIIWTATLAGSLDFVPGGLLAGAQGLTPVISSALLILFAFGIGKAALMPVHFWLPNAMVAPTPVSALLHAVAVVKAGVFTMAKVGLYVFGFDLLKETPARDFVLAVACFTIVVASLIALTKDDLKARLAYSTVGQLAYVTAGVMLANQAGMMGGALQIPAHAFGKMTLFMCAGAIYVATGKKLISEMRGLGRRMPWVFGAFLVGSLSIIGLPPLAGGWPKVMLMLGAADSGDVYVAWVLIISSLLNIAYLLPIAVLGLMPPKGGGEPAPYKRPDGAPVLTVAAPVFTAFGTLVLFFAMGQLYDFLLPAIGGQP, encoded by the coding sequence ATGAGCGGCGAGACCCTGATTATTGCGGCCTTCATCATTCCGCTTGTCACGACGGTGGGCATTTTCCTCGCGGGCAAGGCGCCGAATGTCCGCGAAGGCATTACGCTTGTTGGCGCGGTCTCGCTCTTCGCGGTCGCGTGCGCGCTCGCGTATTCTGTTGCGACAGGCAACCCAGCTGAGGCGATGCTCGGCACCGCTCTTCCGGGGCTGGAATTTGGCTTCAAGTTGGAGCCGCTTGGCGCCATGTTCGCGCTGGTCGCGAGCGGCCTGTGGATCGTCAATAGTTTCTATTCCATCGGCTATATGCGCGGCAATAAAGAGCGCCATCAGACGCGTTTCTACATGTGCTTTGCAATTGCGCTGCTCGGCGCAATGGGTGTCGCCATGGCGGGCAATCTCTTCACTCTGTTCGTCTTCTACGAGGTGTTGACCCTGTCGACCTTCCCGCTGGTCGCACACAAGGGAGACGAAAATGCGATGCGCGGTGCGCGCATCTATCTGATGACGCTTCTGGCAACATCGATTGGCCTTTTCCTCGTCGCGATCATCTGGACCGCGACGCTCGCCGGCAGCCTGGACTTCGTGCCGGGCGGATTGCTGGCCGGGGCTCAAGGCCTGACGCCGGTCATATCCAGCGCGCTGCTCATCCTGTTTGCGTTCGGGATTGGTAAGGCCGCACTGATGCCTGTCCATTTCTGGCTGCCAAACGCGATGGTTGCGCCGACACCCGTGTCCGCATTGCTTCACGCTGTGGCGGTTGTGAAGGCCGGTGTGTTCACGATGGCCAAAGTTGGTCTCTACGTCTTTGGCTTTGATTTGCTGAAAGAGACGCCGGCGCGGGACTTTGTTCTGGCCGTGGCCTGTTTCACGATCGTCGTTGCCTCCCTCATTGCGCTCACCAAGGATGATCTGAAAGCCCGTCTTGCCTATTCGACGGTCGGCCAGCTCGCCTATGTGACTGCAGGTGTCATGCTCGCCAATCAGGCTGGCATGATGGGCGGGGCGCTGCAGATCCCGGCCCACGCCTTTGGCAAGATGACGCTCTTCATGTGTGCTGGCGCGATCTATGTCGCGACCGGCAAGAAGCTGATTTCTGAAATGCGCGGTCTTGGCCGACGGATGCCCTGGGTGTTCGGCGCGTTTCTGGTTGGCTCATTGTCGATCATCGGCCTTCCGCCGCTCGCGGGCGGCTGGCCGAAAGTCATGCTGATGCTCGGTGCAGCCGATAGCGGCGATGTCTATGTCGCGTGGGTGCTCATCATCTCGTCACTCCTCAACATTGCCTACCTTCTGCCGATTGCGGTGTTGGGGCTGATGCCGCCAAAAGGGGGAGGGGAGCCTGCGCCTTACAAGCGGCCGGATGGTGCACCTGTTCTGACCGTTGCCGCGCCCGTCTTTACCGCGTTCGGTACGCTCGTCCTGTTCTTCGCGATGGGCCAACTCTATGACTTCCTGCTGCCCGCTATTGGAGGCCAGCCATGA